One Longimicrobium sp. DNA window includes the following coding sequences:
- a CDS encoding DUF2442 domain-containing protein gives MVARKRFTEAEFLAQIAEADARAAEEDRTEPRARAASFDPATRRVRVELKNGCVFEFPADLGQGLRGASAEDLAQIKVFPGGIGLRWDT, from the coding sequence CACCGAGGCGGAGTTCCTGGCGCAGATTGCCGAGGCTGACGCGAGAGCAGCGGAAGAGGACCGGACAGAACCGCGCGCTCGCGCCGCGTCGTTCGATCCCGCAACAAGGCGCGTGCGCGTCGAACTCAAGAACGGCTGCGTGTTCGAGTTCCCGGCCGACCTGGGGCAGGGTTTGCGCGGCGCCTCTGCCGAAGACTTGGCGCAGATCAAGGTTTTCCCCGGCGGAATCGGTTTACGCTGGGATAC